Sequence from the Pseudomonas sp. LS.1a genome:
GCCACTTCACGCTCGACCAGGGCCGCGACAGCGCCCTTGGCCTTTACATCGGCCAGGTAGTCGTGGCCATCGAAGCGCGGGCCGGCCAGGGCAACGAACAGCTGCCCGGCGCCAACACTGCGGCTGTCGATGCTGACGCCGGTGAACGTGGCGTCGGCACCGACTTGTTGACCACTCAGTGCTGTGGTCAGCTGGCTGAGTGACATCGGCTTAAGCATGTGGAGCCTCCCAGGCTACAAGTGCCTTTTCGGCCTCGGTCAGATCGGAGAAGTCATGGCGCTCGCCATTGATCTCCTGGTAATCCTCGTGCCCCTTGCCGGCCAGCACGATCACATCGTTGGCAGCGGCGGTAGCGATCAGATGCGCGATGGCTTCGCCACGACCGGCAACGAACTCGACTTCGGCAGGCTTGGTGAAGCCCGGGCGGATGTCGTCAAAGATGCGCAGCGGGTCTTCAGTACGCGGATTGTCGTCGGTGACCAGCACGCGGTCAGCCAGGCGCTCGGCCACTTCGGCCATCAGCGGGCGCTTGCCGCGGTCACGGTCGCCGCCGCAGCCGAACAGGCACAGCAACTTGCCGTGGGCGTGCGGGCGCAGGGCTTCGAGTACTTTTTCCAGGGCGTCCGGGGTGTGTGCGTAGTCGACCACCACCAGCGGCTTGTCACCGCCTCCCAGGCGCTGCATGCGGCCGACCGGCCCCTGCAGCTGCGGGGTGACCTTGAGGATTTCATCCAGCGCATAGTCCAGCGCCAGCAGGGTCGCCACGGCGGCGAGCATGTTGCTCAGGTTGAAGCGGCCCAGCAACTGGCTACGCAGGGTACGTTCACCCTGGGCGGTGACCAGGGTGGCGCGCACGCCATCGTCATTGAACACGGCCTCACGGCAGAACAGCGAGGCCTCCGGGTTCTCCAGGCTATAGCTGAGCAACCGGGTCTCGATATGGTCGGCACTCGGGCGGCGGGCAAAGTCCGCGGCCAGGCGACGGCCAAAGTCATCATCCAGGTTGACCACCTGACAACGCAGGCCCGGCCAGGCGAACAACTTGGCCTTGGCGGCCTCGTAGGCCTCCATGCTGCCGTGGTAGTCCAGATGGTCGCGGGACAGGTTGGTCATGACCGCGATGTCGAACTCCAGCGCGGCGACACGCCCCTGCTCCAGGGCATGGGAGGAAACCTCCATGGCCACGGCCTTGGCGCCGCCTTTCCTGAGGTCGTTGAGGGTCGACTGCACGGCGATCGGGTCGGGCGTGGTCAGGCGGCCACTCTGCAGCTCACCATAGAAGCCGGTACCCAGGGTGCCGATCAGGCCACAACGCTGGCCAAGCACGTCCAGCGCCTGGGCCACCAGCTGGGTGACGCTGGTCTTGCCGTTGGTGCCGGTCACGCCCACCAGGTTCAGCTGGCGGCTCGGCTCGCCATAGAAGCGACCTGCGATATCCGAAAGCTGGGCGATCAGGCCCTTGACCGGGATCAGCGGCACATCGGTGATTGGCAACACGCTCGCGCCCTGTTCTTCATAGGCCACGGCGGCAGCGCCACGGGCCAGGGCATCGGCGATATGCTCGCGGCCATCGACCTTGGCACCCGGCACGGCCAGGAACAGGTCGCCCGGGCGCACGTTGCGACTGTCCAGGGTCAGTTCACGGATCAGCGGGTCACGGCTGGCGTGAGCGAAAAGCTTGCTCAATGGCATTGTCATCATCCACGCCCTCCCTTGGCGGTTGCTGCTGCATTGACTTGCGATTGTTCGACGGGGGCTGGTGGCGGCAGGTTGTCTGGCGGCACGTTCATCAGGCGCAGCGTGCCGGACATGACCTTGCTGAACACCGGTGCCGAAACCAGGCCACCGAAGTAGCCGCCCTTGCCCGGTTCGTCGATGACCACGACGATGGCGTAGCGTGGGTCGCTCATCGGCCCGAAGCCGGCGAACAGTGAGCGGTAGGCGTTTTCGGTGTAGCCCTTGGACCCCACGGTGGCCTTGCGCGCGGTACCGGACTTGCCGGCCACGTGGTAGAACGGCACCTGGGCGCGGAACACGCCGCGCGGAGCTTCGATCACCTGCTGCAGCATGCCCTGGACGGTCTCGGCGGTTTCCTTCGGAATGGCCTGCACGGCTTCCGGGGCCTTGTCGACCTTGAGGATCGACAGCGGCACCATCTTGCCGTCGTTGGCCAGCGCCGCGTAGGCATGCACCAGCTGCAGGGCGGTCACCGACACGCCGTAGCCATAGGACAGGGTCGCGGTCTCGGCCTTGCGCCACTCGCGGTGGTTTGGCAGGTTGCCGACGCGCTCGCCGGGGAAGCCAAGGCCGGTGTACTGGCCCAGGCCGACCTGGGACATGACCCGGTAGATGGCCTCGCCACCGATGTCGAAGGCGATCTTGCTCATGCCGACGTTACTGGAGTTGATCAGGATGCCGGTCAGGTCGAGGATCGGGCCCTCGCTCTTGGACACGTCCTTGATGGTGTAGCGGCCGATCTGCAGGCTGCCGGGGTACACCTCGACCTTGTCGGTCGGCTTCCAGCGGCCACTCTGCAGCGCCGCGCTCATGGAGATCGGCTTGACCGTGGAGCCTGGCTCGAACACGTCGATGATCGCGCGGTTGCGCATTGCGGCCGGGAACATGCTGCGGCGGTTGTTGGGGTTGTAGGTCGGCTGGTTGACCATGGCCAGAACCTCACCGGTCTTGACGTCCATGATCACCAGGCTGCCGGCCTTGGCGTCCTGTTCGGCAATGGCGTTGCGCAGTTCGCGGGTGGCCAGGTACTGCAGGCGCAGGTCTATCGACAACGCCAAGGTCTTCCCTGCCTTGGCGTTCTTGGTTACCTGAATGTCCTTGATCAGCCGGCCGCGCCGGTCCTTGATCACCTGCCGCTTGCCGGGTACACCGGCCAGCCACTCGTCATAGGCCAGTTCCACCCCTTCGCGACCGTGGTCATCGAGGTCGGTAAAGCCGACCATGTGCGCGGTGACATCACCGGCCGGGTAGAAGCGGCGGAATTCTTCCAGGCCGTATACACCCGGCACTTTCAGGTCGAGCACATGCTGGCCCTGCTCCGGGGTCAGGCCGCGGACCAGGTAGATGAACTCTTTGCTGGCCTGTTGGGTCAGGCGCTCGGTCAGTTGCTGCGGGTTCTGCCCCAGCGCGGCGGCCAGCTGTGGCCAGCGGTCTTTGGAGGCCTGCATTTCCTTGGGGTTGGCCCACAGGGTGGTGACCGGGGTGCTGACTGCCAGCGGTTCGCCGTTACGGTCGGTGATCAGCCCACGGTGCGCCGGGATAGGGATGTGACGCAGGCTGCGCGCATCGCCCTGGCCCTTGAGGAAGTCACGGTCGACCACCTGCAGGTCGATGATGCGCCAGCAAATGGCACCGACCATCAGCGCCAGCAAGCCGATCACCACGCGGAAGCGCCACGGGTAGAGTGCACCTTCGAGCTTCATCATGGCGCCACCATCCGTACTTCGTCAGCCGAAGGTACGCGCATCTTCAGTTGCTCGGAGGCCAGGTTTTCGATGCGGCTGGCGGCGGTCCAGGTGCTTTGTTCGAGGATCAGCCGGCCCCACTCGGCCTGGGCCTTGTCGCGCTCGTTCAACTCGCCGTACAGGGTATTGAGCAACTGACGGTTCCAGTGCGCGCTGTAGGACACGGCGATGGCCGAAATCAGCACGGCAACGAACAGCAGAAGCATCAGGAAGCTTCCGCCTGGCAAGGGTTTGGCAAACAGCCTGCTCACCGCAGTTTCTCCGCCACGCGCATCACGGCGCTACGCGACCGTGGGTTGGCCTTGAGCTCGGCTTCGGAGGCGAACTGGGCCTTGCCGATGAGCTTGATTTTCGGCTCGAAGACCTTGTGCTGAACCGGCAGGTTGCGCGGCAGGTTGTCGGCCTCTCCCTTGGCCAGCTTGCGCATGAACAGTTTGACGATGCGGTCTTCCAGCGAGTGGAAGCTGATCACCGCCAGGCGGCCCCCAACTTCCAGCGCATCGATCGCGGCCTCGAGGCCCGCCTCGAGGTCACCCAGTTCGTTGTTGACGTGAATGCGCAGGCCCTGGAAGGCGCGGGTCGCCGGGTTCTTGCCCTTCTCCCAGGCCGGGTTGGCCACCTTCAGCACCTCGGCGAGGTCACCGGTGCGGGTGAACGGTTGCTGTTCGCGGCGCTGCACCACGGCGCGAGCCATGCGCTTGGCGAAGCGCTCTTCGCCGTATTCCTTGAACACGCGGGCAATTTCTTCTTCAGGTGCAGTGGCGATGAACTCGGCGGCACTGATGCCCTGGTCCGGGTTCATGCGCATGTCCAGCGGGCCATCATTGAGGAAGCTGAAGCCCCGCTCAGGGTCATCCAGCTGCGGCGAGGAAACGCCCAGGTCCAGCAATACGCCGCTGACCTTGCCATCCAGGCCGCGCTCGGCCACTTCCGCGCCCAGCTCGGCAAAGCTGCGCTGCACAATGACAAAGCGGCCGTCTTCGGCCGCCAGCGCTTGCCCCGTGGCAATCGCCTGTGGATCTTTGTCGAAACCCAGCAGCCGCCCTTGCGGCCCGAGCTTGCTGAGAATCAACCGGCTGTGCCCGCCACGGCCAAAGGTGCCGTCCAGATAGCAACCGTCGGCGCGCAGGGCCAATGCCTCGACAGCTTCGTCGAGCAGGACGGTAATGTGGTTGAAGCCGCTATCTATGGTCACAGGATCAGGTCACGCAATTCGTCGGGCATGGCGCCCGGTTGTTGAATAGCTGCAAGGTCAGCTGCCGAAACCGCGTTCCAGGCATCCTCATCCCACAGCTGGAATTTGTTCAGTTGCCCCACCAGCATCGCCTTCTTGTCGAGCTTGGCGTACTCACGCAGACGGGGCGGCACCAGGAAACGCCCACTGCCATCGAGCTCCAGGTCAACCGCATTACCGATCAGCAAACGCTGCAGGCGGCGGTTTTCCTCACGCAACGATGGCAAGGCACGCAACTTGGCTTCTATCTGTTCCCACTCATCGAGGGGATAAACACACAAGCAGGGGTCAACGGCGTCGATGGTCACGATCAGCTGACCATTGCAACGCGAATCGAGCTCGTCACGGTACCGGCTCGGCATGGCGAGACGGCCCTTGGCATCGAGGCTGACGGCGTTGGCTCCGCGGAACACGGCTGCGATTCCCCACAATGTTAGCTTTTTTGTGCCAGAAAACCCACTTCATCCCACTTTCTGCCACTTGCGCACACTATAGGAATCCGCCCGCAGCACCGTCAAGGCACGTTCGGAAGGAAAAGCCTTACAGGACCGAGATTTAGCGCAATAAGGGAATGCGGAAGGATTACCAAGGAGAAAAAAACACGAGAAAAATCAAACCCACGCAAGCAGGTGGAGTTCGAAGTTAAAGTGATTTATCAAGAGTAAGATTTTTTCGGTATTACCAGCGGGCATCTGCTATCGAATCAAGCAGGGAAGGAAAGGTGGAGAGTCGATCTGTAAGCCGGGTTTTGTCGAGGACAGTCATTCCTCTACGACGGCCATCGCTGGACGCCTCTAGCAACCTACCCGGTTCCGACGCGGGCCACGCCTGATGGAACCCTATTTGGTCTTGCTCCGAGTGGGGTTTACCTAGCCACGAACTGTTGCCAGCCGTGCGGTGCGCTCTTACCGCACCTTTTCACCCTTACCGGCACCGAAGTGCTTAGGCGGTTATTTTCTGTGGCACTTTCCGTAGGCTCGCGCCTCCCAGGCGTTACCTGGCACTCTGCCCTATGGAGCCCGGACTTTCCTCCCCCTGCTATTGCGGAACAAAAGCAGGCAGCGACTGTCCGATCGACTCTCCACCGCCAAGATTAACGGCACGCGCGCCCAAGGACAAGCAATACCGGCATTTATATCAATTAGCCACTACTCGGTTTTCTGCTTTTCCAGGGCAAGTTGATACAGCAGGTTCTTGCGCACCCCGGTAATTTCCGCGGCCAGCGCCGCCGCCCGCTTGAGCGGGAGCTCGGCCAGCAGCAGGTCGAGCACCCGCCGCGCCTCGGCACTGATCGCCTGCTCGCCCTCCGGCGCACTCCAGCCACCGACCAGCACCACGCACTCACC
This genomic interval carries:
- a CDS encoding UDP-N-acetylmuramoyl-L-alanyl-D-glutamate--2,6-diaminopimelate ligase, coding for MMTMPLSKLFAHASRDPLIRELTLDSRNVRPGDLFLAVPGAKVDGREHIADALARGAAAVAYEEQGASVLPITDVPLIPVKGLIAQLSDIAGRFYGEPSRQLNLVGVTGTNGKTSVTQLVAQALDVLGQRCGLIGTLGTGFYGELQSGRLTTPDPIAVQSTLNDLRKGGAKAVAMEVSSHALEQGRVAALEFDIAVMTNLSRDHLDYHGSMEAYEAAKAKLFAWPGLRCQVVNLDDDFGRRLAADFARRPSADHIETRLLSYSLENPEASLFCREAVFNDDGVRATLVTAQGERTLRSQLLGRFNLSNMLAAVATLLALDYALDEILKVTPQLQGPVGRMQRLGGGDKPLVVVDYAHTPDALEKVLEALRPHAHGKLLCLFGCGGDRDRGKRPLMAEVAERLADRVLVTDDNPRTEDPLRIFDDIRPGFTKPAEVEFVAGRGEAIAHLIATAAANDVIVLAGKGHEDYQEINGERHDFSDLTEAEKALVAWEAPHA
- a CDS encoding peptidoglycan D,D-transpeptidase FtsI family protein — translated: MKLEGALYPWRFRVVIGLLALMVGAICWRIIDLQVVDRDFLKGQGDARSLRHIPIPAHRGLITDRNGEPLAVSTPVTTLWANPKEMQASKDRWPQLAAALGQNPQQLTERLTQQASKEFIYLVRGLTPEQGQHVLDLKVPGVYGLEEFRRFYPAGDVTAHMVGFTDLDDHGREGVELAYDEWLAGVPGKRQVIKDRRGRLIKDIQVTKNAKAGKTLALSIDLRLQYLATRELRNAIAEQDAKAGSLVIMDVKTGEVLAMVNQPTYNPNNRRSMFPAAMRNRAIIDVFEPGSTVKPISMSAALQSGRWKPTDKVEVYPGSLQIGRYTIKDVSKSEGPILDLTGILINSSNVGMSKIAFDIGGEAIYRVMSQVGLGQYTGLGFPGERVGNLPNHREWRKAETATLSYGYGVSVTALQLVHAYAALANDGKMVPLSILKVDKAPEAVQAIPKETAETVQGMLQQVIEAPRGVFRAQVPFYHVAGKSGTARKATVGSKGYTENAYRSLFAGFGPMSDPRYAIVVVIDEPGKGGYFGGLVSAPVFSKVMSGTLRLMNVPPDNLPPPAPVEQSQVNAAATAKGGRG
- the ftsL gene encoding cell division protein FtsL, whose translation is MSRLFAKPLPGGSFLMLLLFVAVLISAIAVSYSAHWNRQLLNTLYGELNERDKAQAEWGRLILEQSTWTAASRIENLASEQLKMRVPSADEVRMVAP
- the rsmH gene encoding 16S rRNA (cytosine(1402)-N(4))-methyltransferase RsmH; protein product: MTIDSGFNHITVLLDEAVEALALRADGCYLDGTFGRGGHSRLILSKLGPQGRLLGFDKDPQAIATGQALAAEDGRFVIVQRSFAELGAEVAERGLDGKVSGVLLDLGVSSPQLDDPERGFSFLNDGPLDMRMNPDQGISAAEFIATAPEEEIARVFKEYGEERFAKRMARAVVQRREQQPFTRTGDLAEVLKVANPAWEKGKNPATRAFQGLRIHVNNELGDLEAGLEAAIDALEVGGRLAVISFHSLEDRIVKLFMRKLAKGEADNLPRNLPVQHKVFEPKIKLIGKAQFASEAELKANPRSRSAVMRVAEKLR
- the mraZ gene encoding division/cell wall cluster transcriptional repressor MraZ, with protein sequence MFRGANAVSLDAKGRLAMPSRYRDELDSRCNGQLIVTIDAVDPCLCVYPLDEWEQIEAKLRALPSLREENRRLQRLLIGNAVDLELDGSGRFLVPPRLREYAKLDKKAMLVGQLNKFQLWDEDAWNAVSAADLAAIQQPGAMPDELRDLIL